In Eucalyptus grandis isolate ANBG69807.140 chromosome 4, ASM1654582v1, whole genome shotgun sequence, the following proteins share a genomic window:
- the LOC120292996 gene encoding 1-aminocyclopropane-1-carboxylate oxidase homolog 4-like: MAAATADTTAPAYDRMKAVKEFDESKSGVKGLSDSGITSIPDIFVHPPDTLSELKPSSNATTLSIPVIDLSDLNSTDCRPMIVAQIKEAARTWGFFQLINHGVPVSTIDETLDAIKAFHEQPQEAKTKYYRRDENRGVMYSSNNDLYRSKAATWHDALQVWMGPNPPEVEEIPEICRGEVMAWDRHATEVAENVMELLGEGLGLERGRFKELTFSEKRLFVGICYPPCPEPERTVGLTPHSDTSFLTVLVQNQVKGLRVKHSGEWVEVSPVRGGLIVNVGDFLQIVSNGEYQSVEHCVAANAAEEPRISIVMFFNVVKWRSGSSNYYGPLPELLSPERPAIYRDFTEQEFFHNLFSKGFDSKSLIAKIKIPN, encoded by the exons ATGGCAGCCGCCACCGCTGACACGACTGCCCCGGCCTACGACCGGATGAAGGCGGTGAAGGAGTTCGACGAGTCCAAATCAGGCGTCAAGGGCCTCTCGGACTCGGGCATCACCTCCATACCTGATATCTTCGTCCACCCTCCAGACACTCTCTCCGAGCTCAAGCCTTCCTCAAACGCCACCACCCTCTCGATCCCCGTCATCGACCTCTCCGACCTAAACTCCACTGATTGCCGCCCCATGATCGTTGCCCAGATCAAGGAAGCAGCCCGAACCTGGGGCTTCTTCCAGCTCATCAACCACGGCGTGCCTGTCTCAACGATCGACGAAACCCTAGACGCCATCAAGGCCTTCCATGAGCAGCCGCAGGAGGCGAAGACCAAGTACTACAGGCGTGACGAGAACCGCGGAGTCATGTACTCGAGCAACAACGACCTGTACCGGTCGAAGGCAGCGACCTGGCATGACGCGCTTCAGGTGTGGATGGGACCAAATCCACCTGAAGTGGAGGAAATACCGGAGATATGCCGGGGGGAGGTGATGGCCTGGGACCGCCACGCGACGGAAGTGGCGGAGAACGTGATGGAACTTCTGGGCGAGGGGCTGGGGCTGGAGAGAGGGAGGTTCAAGGAGCTGACGTTCTCGGAGAAGAGGCTGTTCGTCGGGATATGTTACCCACCGTGCCCGGAGCCGGAGCGGACGGTGGGGCTGACGCCGCATAGCGACACGTCGTTCTTGACTGTGCTGGTGCAGAACCAGGTAAAAGGTCTGAGGGTGAAGCACAGCGGCGAGTGGGTGGAGGTGAGCCCTGTGCGCGGAGGGCTGATCGTCAACGTTGGTGATTTCCTACAG ATCGTGTCGAACGGAGAGTACCAGAGCGTGGAGCACTGCGTGGCCGCGAACGCGGCTGAGGAGCCAAGGATCTCGATCGTCATGTTCTTCAACGTGGTAAAGTGGCGGAGCGGATCGAGCAATTACTATGGACCCTTGCCCGAGTTGCTGAGTCCCGAGAGGCCTGCCATCTACAGGGACTTCACCGAGCAGGAGTTCTTCCACAACCTCTTCAGCAAGGGCTTCGACAGCAAGTCCCTGATCGCAAAGATCAAGATCCCAAATTGA
- the LOC104447594 gene encoding 1-aminocyclopropane-1-carboxylate oxidase homolog 4: protein MAAATADTTAPAYDRMKAVKEFDESKSGVKGLSDSGITSIPDIFVHPPDTLSELKPSSNAATLSIPVIDLSDLNSTDRRPMIVAQIKEAARTWGFFQLINHGVPVSTIDETLDAIKAFHEQPQEAKTKYYRRDENRGVMYASNSDLYQSKAAAWHDGLQVWMGPDPPEVEEIPEVCRGEVVAWDRHATEVAENVMELLGEGLGLERGRFKELTFSEKRMFAGICYPPCPEPERTVGLTPHSDSSFLTVLVQNQVKGLRVKHGGEWVEVSPVRGGLIVNVGDFLQIVSNGEYQSVEHCVAANSAKEPRISIVMFLNLVKWRSGSSNYYGPLPELLSPERPAIYRDFTEQEFSHNLFSKGFDSKSMIAKIKIPN, encoded by the exons ATGGCAGCCGCCACCGCTGACACGACTGCCCCGGCCTACGACCGGATGAAGGCGGTGAAGGAGTTCGACGAGTCCAAATCAGGCGTCAAGGGCCTCTCGGACTCGGGCATCACCTCCATACCTGATATCTTCGTCCACCCTCCAGACACTCTCTCCGAGCTCAAGCCTTCCTCAAACGCCGCCACCCTCTCGATCCCCGTCATCGACCTCTCCGACCTAAACTCCACTGACCGCCGCCCCATGATCGTTGCCCAGATCAAGGAAGCAGCCCGAACCTGGGGCTTTTTCCAGCTCATCAACCACGGCGTGCCTGTCTCAACGATCGACGAAACCCTAGACGCCATCAAGGCCTTCCATGAGCAGCCGCAGGAGGCGAAGACCAAGTACTACAGGCGTGACGAGAACCGCGGAGTCATGTATGCGAGCAACAGCGACCTGTACCAGTCGAAGGCCGCGGCGTGGCATGACGGGCTGCAGGTGTGGATGGGACCCGATCCACCGGAAGTGGAGGAGATACCGGAGGTATGCCGAGGGGAGGTGGTGGCCTGGGACCGCCACGCGACGGAAGTGGCGGAGAACGTGATGGAACTTCTGGGCGAGGGGCTGGGGCTGGAGAGAGGGAGGTTCAAGGAGCTGACGTTCTCGGAGAAGAGGATGTTTGCGGGGATATGTTACCCGCCGTGCCCGGAGCCGGAGCGGACGGTGGGGCTGACGCCGCATAGCGACTCGTCGTTCTTGACGGTGCTGGTGCAGAACCAGGTGAAAGGTCTGAGGGTGAAGCACGGCGGCGAGTGGGTGGAGGTGAGCCCTGTGCGCGGAGGGCTGATCGTCAACGTTGGTGATTTCCTCCAG ATCGTGTCGAACGGAGAGTACCAGAGCGTGGAGCACTGCGTGGCCGCGAACTCGGCTAAGGAGCCAAGGATCTCGATCGTCATGTTCTTGAACCTGGTAAAGTGGCGGAGCGGATCGAGCAATTACTATGGACCCTTGCCCGAGTTGCTGAGTCCCGAGAGGCCTGCCATCTACAGGGACTTCACCGAGCAGGAGTTCTCCCACAACCTCTTCAGCAAGGGCTTCGACAGCAAGTCCATGATCGCAAAGATCAAGATTCCAAATTGA